The following is a genomic window from Shewanella avicenniae.
CGGTGGAAGGCCCCTACGGCGACCATACGGGTTACTACAACGAAACCGATAAATTCCCGGTCTTTACTGTGACCCATATGACCCATCGTAAAGATGCGATCTACCACAGCACTTATACCGGCCGTCCACCCGATGAACCGGCGATGTTGGGCTTGGCACTGAACGAAGTATTTGTGCCGATTCTGCGCAAGCAATACCCAGAAATTGTCGACTTTTACTTGCCGCCAGAAGGTTGCTCCTATCGCATGGCGGTGATCTCGATGCGTAAACAATACGCGGGGCATGCCAAACGGGTGATGATGGGCGCATGGTCGTTTTTGCGCCAGTTTATGTACACTAAATTTATTGTGGTAGTGGATGATGATGTGAACTGCCGCGATTGGAAAGACGTGATTTGGGCGATTACCACTCGCATGGATCCGATCCGCGATACGGTGTTAATGGACAACACCCCTATCGATTATCTTGATTTTGCCTCACCCGTGGCTGGCCTAGGCTCGAAAATGGGGCTTGATGCCACCAACAAATGGCCCGGTGAAACCCAACGTGAATGGGGTACACCAATCAAGATGGATGACGCTGTTAAACAGAAGATTGACCAGATTTGGGACAAACTCGGCATTGATGACGCGCCGACACTGTAACCCTTAGTTTCTTGCTGAACGCTATTGCCAGCACACGAGTTGATGAGGAAACCGCATGAACAGCATTCGCTGTAAAGTAGAACAACTAGCGCCATTTAATGATGCTGTATATCAAGTGACTTTGCGCCCTGAGCATCCGTTTGAGTTTGCAGCTGGCCAATACCTCAGCATCATAATGGGTGAAAAGGACAAACGCCCATTTTCTATTGCTTCTGCGCCAGGCAGCGAGCTACTTGAGTTGCACATTGGTGCGGCAGTGAGCGAAAGCTACCCGATGCAGGTGGTTGACCTAATGCGTGAACATGGCGAAGTACTGATTGAAGCGCCAGCGGGTAATGCGTTTTTACGTCATGAAAGCCATCGCCCACGCATTTTAATCGCCGGCGGCACAGGGTTCTCCTACATTAAAAGCATTGTGGAACAGCAAATTGCGCTAGGGCAAAACGTGGAAACCACCCTTTATTGGGGTTGCCGCACGCCCGCAGCCATGTATTACGAGTCGATCGCTCGTCAGTGGCATGAGCAACACCCGTGGCTGCACTTCGTACCTGTGGTAGAAGAAGCCCCTGCCGACTGGAATGGTCGCATCAACCGCTTGCTGGATCAGATCAAACAAGACTTTGTCAGCGTTAACGGCTACGACATCTATATTGCAGGCCGCTTCCCGATGGTGGGCGCTGCCCGCGAGTTGTTCCGTGAAATGGGCGTTGAAGAAGCCCATCTCTATGGCGATGCCTTTGCTTTCATCAAGTAACCGCTCGAGAGAACGAAAAAAGCCCGCGCTGCGGGCTTTTTGCTAACTAAGCAAAACGTTCGGTTAACCTTTGGTATATACCGGATCGCGATCATCAATTAACTTGTCGCGATCATAGAACTGCTGCAGCACCTTTTGTTGCGCGCTGTCTTCCACCTGAAACACCTGCATCAAATAACGCAGGAAGTTTTCATCATCACACATGGTTTTGCCCGGCGTATCGGAGATTTTCGCCACCGGCATGCCGTTGAGCTTGGTCAGTTTCATTACGATATTGATCGGCTCGTTTTCAAACATATTGCCCATCAACCAAGTACCAATACCAAACGAGGTATTAATCCGGCCACGGAAATGTTTATAGATATGTACCGCGCGTTCAAAGTCGAGCGCATCAGAGAACACTAAGCGCTTATAGGTCGGATCAACGTCCAATTCCTCTAACCGCTTAATAATCTTTTCGCCCCACACAATCGGGTCACCACTATCATGGCGGAAACCGTCATAGAGCTTGGCGAGGTAACGATCAAGATCGCGGCAGAATGCATCCACCCCAATCACATCGGTCAACGCCACCCCTAAGTCACCACGGTACTCCTTCACCCAGTTTTCCAACGCCATTTTTTGGCTATCCACCAAGCGATAATTCAAGGCTTGGTGACTCTGCAGCCATTCGTGCGCCATGGTGCCTTGGCAACGCAACCCGAGCTCCATCGCCAAGTGGGGATTCGAGGTGCCGGCAAAGTGATCCGGCAAGGCATCTTTCAATTGGGTCAGGATCTGCTTTTGCGCAGTAAAACTGAAACGACGCCGAGTGCCAAAGTCGGTAAACAGGAAGTCGCTTAAATCAACTTCATCGCCTAAGCGTTCCAGAATCTGAATTTTTTGCTGGGTCGCCGCATAGATTTTGTCGCAATCAATTTGCGGATAACGATAGCGGTTACGAATTTCAGAGACCGTGGCCAACACGGGGATCTCCATCGGCGACACATGCAGCAGCGGGCCGTTGCCCTCAATCACCAATTGACCATCTTCGGCGCTGACATCAATAAACTTGGGGTTAAAGCGAAACAGGCGCAAAAACTCCAAATAGTCGCTTTTCAAAAAGGGATACTTGGCCAAATGTGCCAGTTGTTCATCGCTTGCACTGAACTCTGCCATGCGATCAAACTGTTCGCGCAGCGGCTTCACATACATGCTTAAGTCTTCATTGCTGCGGCAACGAAAGGTCCACCGCGAGCGGGTATTGGGTTGTTGGTGCAGGTACGCCTGCTGCATGGTGAGTTTATAGAAGTCGGTGTCCAATAAGCTTTGAACGGCAAGCGATTGAAACATATGGCTCTCCTTAGCCGAGCATGGCAGATAGTACTGCCGCATCCTGAGTTAAAATAATGCCAGCAGCTTGCATCTCATCACAGGCGGCATTGGCGCCCGCTTCGCTGATTGCGCGGCAAGCAGCAAGGTTGAGATAGACTCTAAAGCCCGCATCTGCCAATTGCAGCGCGGTCGTTTTAACACAGAAATCGAGTGCTAACCCGCCCACAATGACAGTGGTCACTTCTTTTTGCTGCAGCCATTCAATCACCCCAGTAGAGATGCGATTGCCTAAATCATGATAGCAAGCGCCATAAGGATGCATTGCCGCTTCAACACCTTTGTAGACAAGGAAATCGTACTCGGCAGGATTAGGCAACCCCGGAATGAGTTCAAAGCCGTCGGTGCCCGGCTCAGCATGGCGCACCCAAGTGAGATCCGCATCGGCATAATTCAGCGGTTGTAACATCTTTTCGGGTGCATCAACCACCCATTTTGCGTTGGCGCTGTGGGCGTCTTTTGAGGCGATGCGATAGTCGGCAAGTGCGGCTTGAGCATTGAGTTCTGCGGCAATTTCATCACCACCGCTGACCGGTAGTTCATTCGGGCACAGTGGAGTGAAGGTACGCTGGGCATCCACGTCAAACGAGGCAATCATAAGCTCATTCCTTTGGAACAAATAAGATTTATGCTGTATTGGCACTATAGCAAAGCAGGCTGATTGCTCTAAGAAAAAACTGACCTTGGCGTCATTTTTCGCCGGGAAACTTAGCCTGGTTACCCTCAGTTAACAACCCGCACCACCAGCTGTTTACAGCGGCTTTTGCCACATTCGGCGAAATTATCATCACAATCGAGCATTTTCTCGATTAAGAACTCACTTAATCAGGAATATTCCGCCTGAAGACACCCCATTTTTAATAGAAATTTCTTTTTGCGGTGGCATTCACTTAAAAATCGACCAGAATTTTTAGTAACACCACACATGCTTCGGCTTCGTCCTCTGTGCAAGGAACTTCATTAATGAAAATTGCATCGATTCAAGGGAAAATTGCCGCTGTGGCAGGGATATGCCTTTTAATATCAGCAGTAACACTTATCGGATACGCATTGTTTAGCGCCAATGAAAACGAAACGTTAGTTTCTAATCGCGTTGGCACCTTAGTCGAGAAGCAGGCCAGCGACGCCTTGCTTACCCTCGCACAGGAACGAGCCGGCAGTATCGCCACTGAGTTTAGTCACGCTCTGGATATCACCAAAACCTTGGCTAACAGCTTTGATTTGGTGCATTCAGAGACACGACCAGTGAATATCTCTCGCGCAGAGGTGAACAATATTCTCTACAACGTGTTGACCCGCTACACCAACCTCAACGGCACCTATTCGTGCTGGGAACCCAATGCCCTAGATGGCCGAGATGCCGACTTCGTTGGGGCCAATGATGGAAATAATAAAGAAACGGGACGCTTTACCCCCTATTGGACCCGCAACGCCGCGGGCCATATTGCAGTACAACCCCTTGTGGAATACGACACGGATACCAAGCACCCGAATGGCGTACTCAAAGGTGGCTGGTACATAGGCCCGAAAAACACCCTAAAACCTAGCGTACTCGATCCCATTCCTTACATAGTACAAGGCAAACAAGTGTGGTTGGCTACAATCTCTGCGCCGATTGTCGAAAACGGCAAGTTTTATGGGGTTGTAGGTGCCGATTACGACCTGACGTTTGTACAACAACTGGCGACTAATCTGCAAAAAGAGCTATACAACGCTACCGCTGAGGTCACCATTGTGAGTTATCAGGGGCTGGTCGTTGCAAGTAGCTCGCAGCCAGACAAAATTGGCCAGCCATTAGCCCAAGTTGTGGGCGATGCGCGCGCGCAAAAAGCGATTGAACGTATTCAAAAAGGTGAAACCTTACTTGAAAACGACCAAGAAGCGAAAAAGATGCGCGTGTTAGCGCCAATCACCCTCGGTGATACAGGTAAACCATGGGCAGTAATGATCAATGTGCCTCAAGAACAGGTGCTGGCTGAAGCAATGGCCTTGAGCAATGAACTGGCTGAAAACAGCCGCAGTGATGTTTTTTGGCAGTTTGCCGTGGGTATTGGGGTGACCGTAGTGGCACTCGTCGCCTTATGGTTATCAGCAGGTAGCATCGCCCGGCCGATCAGTGAAGCCGCCAGTGTCGCCCGCACCATTCGCCTTGGCGATTTTTCCAAGCGGATGCAATATCAGTCAGGGGATGAAGTCGGCCAACTCGCCGATGCACTCAATGAGATGAGCGCCAGCCTCAATGATCGCGCCGGATTAGCGAAGCGGATCAGCGAAGGGGATCTGACCGTTAATGTAGAACTCGCCTCCAGCAATGACCAACTGGGGCAAGCGCTGCGAGAGATGGTGGCACATTTAAGCCAGTTGGTGCGACAGATCCAAGACACCTCGCAAAGCATTGCTGACAACTCCACCCAAGTGTCAAATCTCAGTGAAGTGTTGTCCGATGGCGCCATGCAGTCGGCATCATCGATAACCCAGATGGGCGCGGCGATGGTAGAAATATCTAGCCAGACATCCGCCAACGCCGATAACGCCGACAAAGCCAACCGCTTCTCCAATGAATCCACAACCGCCGCAGAAAAAGGCGCAAGCCATATGGAAGAGATGGTCGCCGCGATGAAAGCGATCCACGACTCCGGCGAACGGATCCATCAGATCATCAATGCGATTGATGAAATTACTGCACAAACCAACTTGCTGGCACTGAACGCAGCAATCGAGGCGGCGCGCGCAGGTGATGCAGGCCGAGGCTTTGCGGTGGTCGCCGATGAAGTTCGCCAGTTGGCGCAACGCAGTGCTGATGCAGCAAGTGATGCCGCCAAGTTGATTGATGAAAGCTCGGCCAATACCCAGTCTGGGATTGCCATTTCACAGCGTACTGCAGAAGCCCTCACCCAAATCCGCGCCTCTACCGCAGAGGTATCGGCGTTGGTGGCCAATATTGCAGTGGCCTCAGAGGAGCAAGTACAAGGGATTAACGAGACCACAACTGGCCTGAATCAGGTAGATGGTGTCACCCAGCGCAACAGCGAAAACGCCATGGCCTGTAAAGAATCAGCCTCGGAACTGTTACGCCAATCCACACAACTGAAAAATTTGGTAGCACGCTTTAAAGTGAACTAACTCATTGAGGTAGCTTTCACCGCAGTGCAGCGGGTTTCAATCCTTGAACTGCGGTGAATTTTTATCGAATAAATCCAAGCTAGGCTAAGTTAATCCAATAACGCACCAACGGCTCAGGGTCATCCATGCCCACAATAACCTTGTCTACTTCACCGCCATTGGCTTCAATGACTTTCCGCGACGCTTTGTTTTGCTCTTCCGCGACCAACAATACACGGGTTAAGCCGCGTGCCCGCGCCTGTTGCAAGACCTGGTGCAACATCATGGTGGCATAGCCTTTACTGCGCTGCGACGGTGCAACATCGTAACCAATATGGCCGCCTTCCCAATTCAGATAGGGAGTTTCAATATGGTGGCGTAAGCGAATTGCGCCGAGAATCTCGCCATTGTCCACCAGCCAATAATGGTTGCAAGGCACTTGCTCAGGCATTAATTGCTCGCCGCGCGCTTCGGCATGCAGCTGCTGTAAATAGCTGGCGAAATCCTCAACACCTGCCGCATAGTAGCCCGCATTACTGGGGTCCCATTGCACAAAGTCCTGATAAAAACGATAAAATGCTGCTTGAAAAGCGCTATCTGGTGCAATCAACTGCATTTTCTACCTCGTGACTTTTAGGATTAGCAGATTCAAATCGTCGAGTCCCTCAATGAGCAGCCACGACCGTGTGATTAGGTACAACAGACGCCGCGGTTGAGCGCTGAAAGCTAGCAAAAATGAGATATCTCAGACTAAAATCAGCCATAAGGTTGGTTACCATAACACATCGACCAGCGATCTGTTGTCGGCCGAAGCATAGAGAGATAACTTGCCAACATTAACGCCTCAAAACGACCAAGAAACAGCACTCAATTTGCCACTGTGGTTGAGCAATAAGCTGATGCGCATTCCTCTGTTAAGCGATCTGCTGCTGCTGGTCTTATGGCTGCTGCTGTGGCGGGTTGCAGCGTTGATGGAATACGCACCTCACGCCAGCATTTGGTTTCCGCCAGCAGGTGCCAGCTTCGCGGCATTTTTACTGCTGGGGCTGCGCGCAGTGCCGGCGATTGCCATTGGCAGTATTCTGGTGACTTTCTGGGAAAGTTATCTCTATCATACGGGTATGTCGGCAACACAATTGCTTAGCATCGGCAGCCTGTTTGCCATCGCCCATATTTTGCCCTATTACGCAGGCGCCAGTATTTTACGGATGTTTATTCACAGCGATGAGCAAAAGCTGCCAAGGCTGATGCTGGCATTTGTGATTATTGGCCCGCTCAGTTCGCTCAGTGCCAGTTACTGCATTCAAATTTCTTTGATGTTGGGCGGTGCCATCTCTGCTAATGACAGCACCAATTTCCTGTGGATCCCGCTGTGGGTGGGTGATTTGATTGGGGTCATGGTGTTAACACCATTATCGATTGGGCTGGTCAGTCGGATTTTCCCTAATAGTGGCGTGTGGCTCAGCGAGATTGGCCTGCGGCAGTCGCCCGGCCCCAACCTGCCATTTTTTGGCAAACTGCTGTTGGCGGCGTTTTTATCCACGCTGATCATGTTTACTGCAGCGTTTTTCCAAGTGCGTGAATTAGCCTTTGGGATTTTCTTTATCGGCGTGGTGCAGATGTGGATTGTCTACACCGAAACCCCGCTGAGGAGCGCTGTGAGTATCGCTTTTCTCAGTGCGTTAACCGCTTTGCTGGTGCAGCAATTGACGCTCGGTGACGATGCGCTGATTTATCAGTTTTCCATCAGTGTGCTCGCCGCCAGTACCTATTTTGGCTTGTTGATTCCGGTGTTGGCGTCCAACAACGAACGCCTGCAAGAGATCGCCCATAAAGATGGCCTAACCAAGGTGTTGGCACGGCAGTATTTCTTCCAACTCGCGGCGCAAGAGTTACAACGTGCCCGTTACTACCATCAACCCATCTGTTTGGTAGTGTTTGATATAGACCACTTCAAAAGCATTAACGATACCTACGGCCATACCGTGGGCGATCTGGCATTGAAGCAGCTCAGCCAAACCGTGACCTCTGAGCTTGGCCCGGCAGATTTGTTAGGGCGTTTTGGCGGTGATGAGTTTATGTTGCTGCTGCCTGGCAGCGACCTTGAACAAGCCCAAAAGCTGCTGTATTTGGTGCGCGAGAAAGTGATCGCGCTGAAGTTAGAGCAGTTAGATATTCAGCTCAAATGCAGTGCTGGGGTCACAGAAATTCTGGCAGAAGACACGCTTTTGAAAGCGTTTGAGCGTGCCGACTGCATGCTGTTTGAAGCGAAAAAACAAGGACGTGACAAAATCGTGGCCACGATCTAACCCAGTTACAATCTGGTGATTCGCGCGCCCGCTTGTCTGTGGCATACTCACGCCAATTCAATCTTGGTCGCTGCTGAATATGCACATTATCAACTGTACCGCCGCAAAGCACGGCGCTGCCATTTTGGCGATTTTTAACGATGCCATCGCCAACACTACCGCCTTATATGAATACGCACCGCGTGATGAGGCGCGGATTGCGCAATGGTTTGCCACTAAAGCGGAGCAACACTTTCCAGTATTGGGCATGGTAGACGATCAACAACAACTGCTTGGCTTTGCCAGCTATGGCCCATTTCGTGGCTATCCTGCCAATAAATACTCGGTGGAACACTCAGTGTATGTTGCTGCAGAACATCGTGGCAAAGGCGTGGCAAAAGCCTTGATGCAGGCATTGATTGATGCGGCAACCGCGCAACAACTGCATGTGATGGTGGGGGCGATTGATGCCACCAACCAAGCCAGTATTCAGCTGCATCAACGCCTCGGGTTTCAACATTCCGGCACCTTGCCGCAGGTGGCATTTAAGTTCGGGCGCTGGTTGGATCTGGCGTTTTATCAACTGATCCTGCCAACGCCGTCGCATCCTATTGACGGATAATTACTGCTTCAGTTTATAGCTGACTTCAACGCGATCAGAGAAGGTGACCGAACCATACTGATAACTTTGATCGCTTGATGCCTGCTTCAACTCCGCAGTACTGAAGCGTAAACTCGCGACCGGTGTCTGCTCAAAATAACGAATCGACCATACCCCATCGAGCTTCGCATCAAAGCCTTTGGCTAACGCTTTGGCCTTTTGCTTGGCATCCGCAATCGCCGCATCACGCGCTTGCAGTTTCAACTGCAGCTCTTTACTGGATTTCAGATTAATCGCCCGTACGCTATTCAAGCCTTCCGCTAACGCCTTATCTAACACCGGATTTAACAGCGCTAACGGCAAGGTCAGCGTCACGTCACGACTGGCGCGATAACCGACCAGCACAGGTTCTTCATCTTTGGGATAACGATACTGTGGAGCCAAAGCTAAGTTGGCACTGCTGATATCTTGTTTCGCCACGCCGGTTTTTAACAAGCGCTCGATAAACGCCGCCACAGCCGTGTCTGCCTGATCTTTAGCGGCGGCTGCGGTATCGGCTTTTACCACCACCGCCACAGTGACTTGCGCTTGATCAGGTTCAGCCTCAATCTGACTGACGCCAACGGTTTCTAACAAGGGTAAATCCGCCGCCTGCAGCGCATAACTGGCCAATAACGCAGGCATTCCACAAAGCACAACACGAGTTAACGGAGAAAATTTCATTTGATATTCCTTGCGCCATAACGTCAGCGATTACGCTAGGAGATGCAGCCCGAATTGGCAAGCACTACTCCGCCTTTGTTCAGGCGCGCTTCAGGATGTTTTTTAGCCAACGACGCTGTACCTTTTAGCTGGCTGCGGTATAATCGCGGCCTTATTTTTCTGGGCTAACTGCCCAGCCCGTTAATAGCATCGCGGAACGCCTATCTTGAAAAATTCAGTTGAGACTTTTGACCCGAAACAGACCACCACTCTGGAGACGGCCGAGAAAACCCTCGCGCAAACAGCAGACAGCAATAACGCTGTGGCCAGCGGTAACCGCATTGGCTTTGTCAGCCTTGGTTGTCCCAAGAATTTGGTAGATTCAGAACGTATTCTGACCCAACTACGCATTGATGGTTATGAAGTCACCAACAGTTACCAAGACTCTGACTTAGTCATCGTCAACACCTGTGGTTTTATCGATGCCGCAGTGGAAGAATCCTTGGATGCGATTCGCGAAGCGCTGGAAGAAAACGGCAAAGTATTGGTCACTGGCTGCCTTGGCGCCAAAGAGAACCAGATCCGTGAAGTACACCCAGATGTGTTGGAAATTACTGGCCCGCATAGCTACGAAGCTGTGCTCTCGCATGTGCACAAATATGTGCCAAAGCCAGCGCACGATCCATTTACCTCACTGATCCCACAAACAGGTGTGAAGTTAACCCCTAAGCACTATGCCTATTTGAAGATTTCTGAAGGCTGCGACAACCGTTGCACCTTCTGTATCATTCCTTCGCTACGTGGTGACCTCGACAGCCGCGAAGTGGGCAGCGTATTGGATGAAGCCAAGCGCTTGGTTGAAAGTGGCGTACAAGAAATTCTCGTAGTTAGCCAAGACACCTCAGCTTATGGTAAAGATTTAGGTGGCCGTACCGGTTTCTGGAACGGTATGCCAGTGAAACAAAACATCACCGAGTTGGCGCGTCATCTGGGGCAGATGGGCGCGTGGGTGCGCTTGCACTACGTTTACCCATACCCTTGGGTCGATGAGTTGATCCCGCTGATGGCGGAAGGTTTAGTGCTGCCGTATCTGGATCTGCCACTGCAACATGCCAGCCCACGGGTACTTAAGCTGATGAAGCGTCCGGGCCGTATCGACCGTCAATTAGAAGCAATCCGCAAATGGCGTGAAATCTGCCCTGACTTGGTGATCCGTTCAACCTTCATTGTAGGCTTCCCAGGCGAAACGGAAGAAGACTTCCAAATCCTGCTCGACTTCCTCAAAGAAGCGCGCTTGGATCGCGTGGGTTGTTTCAAATACTCAGAAGTTGAAGGCGCTGCCGCCAACGAACTGGGTGAAGAGATGATCAGCGAAGAGGTAAAAGAAGATCGCTATATGCGCTTTATGGAAGTGCAGGCGGAGATCAGTGCTGAACGTTTAGCGCGTTTAGTTGGCCGTGAGTTGGATATTCTGATCGACGACGTAGATGAAGAAGGTGCAATTGGCCGTTGCTATGCCGATGCGCCAGAAATCGACGGCATGGTGTTTATCAATGGTGAAACTGAACTGGAACCGGGCAATCTGGTACGTGCAGTGATTACTCACTCTGATGAACACGATATGTGGGCAGAACTGGTAGATATGCCAGATGAAGCTGAGCAGGATTAATTAGCTCGCGTGAAACGTGTTTAGAAGCGTGCCGCATGGCGCGCTTTTTTATGCGCCAAACATTTTTCGCTACCGCGTTAACAGCCTACAGACATAGCTAATCCATAAAAATCAAAAGGGGCAAAGCCCTTGTGTGCTTGCCCCTTTTGGTTGCGTTGCTTACGTTGAAACGCCCCTTTGCCCTTTTTCGCCGACTCAGTGCGAGTGCGAAACAGCGGACTGGTGACGGCGGCTTTAAGCGCGTTATCCATAATATCTCCGCGCCCAAATTCATGTTGCGGTTGCGACCGCAGCTTAGCTTTTGCCATAACAACTCCTTCGGTTTGTACGACTGAATTAACTGACGCGATTTAGCGTCGATGATTGGACATCCATCTACAGCAGATGTTCAAAAAATCGGCCGCAATACTACGCCAAGCGGGTTAAAAGTCCAGCAATTTTCATCTGTATTTCCCCG
Proteins encoded in this region:
- the fre gene encoding NAD(P)H-flavin reductase, with the translated sequence MNSIRCKVEQLAPFNDAVYQVTLRPEHPFEFAAGQYLSIIMGEKDKRPFSIASAPGSELLELHIGAAVSESYPMQVVDLMREHGEVLIEAPAGNAFLRHESHRPRILIAGGTGFSYIKSIVEQQIALGQNVETTLYWGCRTPAAMYYESIARQWHEQHPWLHFVPVVEEAPADWNGRINRLLDQIKQDFVSVNGYDIYIAGRFPMVGAARELFREMGVEEAHLYGDAFAFIK
- the pncB gene encoding nicotinate phosphoribosyltransferase; this translates as MFQSLAVQSLLDTDFYKLTMQQAYLHQQPNTRSRWTFRCRSNEDLSMYVKPLREQFDRMAEFSASDEQLAHLAKYPFLKSDYLEFLRLFRFNPKFIDVSAEDGQLVIEGNGPLLHVSPMEIPVLATVSEIRNRYRYPQIDCDKIYAATQQKIQILERLGDEVDLSDFLFTDFGTRRRFSFTAQKQILTQLKDALPDHFAGTSNPHLAMELGLRCQGTMAHEWLQSHQALNYRLVDSQKMALENWVKEYRGDLGVALTDVIGVDAFCRDLDRYLAKLYDGFRHDSGDPIVWGEKIIKRLEELDVDPTYKRLVFSDALDFERAVHIYKHFRGRINTSFGIGTWLMGNMFENEPINIVMKLTKLNGMPVAKISDTPGKTMCDDENFLRYLMQVFQVEDSAQQKVLQQFYDRDKLIDDRDPVYTKG
- a CDS encoding nicotinamidase; this encodes MIASFDVDAQRTFTPLCPNELPVSGGDEIAAELNAQAALADYRIASKDAHSANAKWVVDAPEKMLQPLNYADADLTWVRHAEPGTDGFELIPGLPNPAEYDFLVYKGVEAAMHPYGACYHDLGNRISTGVIEWLQQKEVTTVIVGGLALDFCVKTTALQLADAGFRVYLNLAACRAISEAGANAACDEMQAAGIILTQDAAVLSAMLG
- a CDS encoding methyl-accepting chemotaxis protein, which translates into the protein MKIASIQGKIAAVAGICLLISAVTLIGYALFSANENETLVSNRVGTLVEKQASDALLTLAQERAGSIATEFSHALDITKTLANSFDLVHSETRPVNISRAEVNNILYNVLTRYTNLNGTYSCWEPNALDGRDADFVGANDGNNKETGRFTPYWTRNAAGHIAVQPLVEYDTDTKHPNGVLKGGWYIGPKNTLKPSVLDPIPYIVQGKQVWLATISAPIVENGKFYGVVGADYDLTFVQQLATNLQKELYNATAEVTIVSYQGLVVASSSQPDKIGQPLAQVVGDARAQKAIERIQKGETLLENDQEAKKMRVLAPITLGDTGKPWAVMINVPQEQVLAEAMALSNELAENSRSDVFWQFAVGIGVTVVALVALWLSAGSIARPISEAASVARTIRLGDFSKRMQYQSGDEVGQLADALNEMSASLNDRAGLAKRISEGDLTVNVELASSNDQLGQALREMVAHLSQLVRQIQDTSQSIADNSTQVSNLSEVLSDGAMQSASSITQMGAAMVEISSQTSANADNADKANRFSNESTTAAEKGASHMEEMVAAMKAIHDSGERIHQIINAIDEITAQTNLLALNAAIEAARAGDAGRGFAVVADEVRQLAQRSADAASDAAKLIDESSANTQSGIAISQRTAEALTQIRASTAEVSALVANIAVASEEQVQGINETTTGLNQVDGVTQRNSENAMACKESASELLRQSTQLKNLVARFKVN
- a CDS encoding GNAT family N-acetyltransferase; the protein is MQLIAPDSAFQAAFYRFYQDFVQWDPSNAGYYAAGVEDFASYLQQLHAEARGEQLMPEQVPCNHYWLVDNGEILGAIRLRHHIETPYLNWEGGHIGYDVAPSQRSKGYATMMLHQVLQQARARGLTRVLLVAEEQNKASRKVIEANGGEVDKVIVGMDDPEPLVRYWINLA
- a CDS encoding sensor domain-containing diguanylate cyclase; the protein is MPTLTPQNDQETALNLPLWLSNKLMRIPLLSDLLLLVLWLLLWRVAALMEYAPHASIWFPPAGASFAAFLLLGLRAVPAIAIGSILVTFWESYLYHTGMSATQLLSIGSLFAIAHILPYYAGASILRMFIHSDEQKLPRLMLAFVIIGPLSSLSASYCIQISLMLGGAISANDSTNFLWIPLWVGDLIGVMVLTPLSIGLVSRIFPNSGVWLSEIGLRQSPGPNLPFFGKLLLAAFLSTLIMFTAAFFQVRELAFGIFFIGVVQMWIVYTETPLRSAVSIAFLSALTALLVQQLTLGDDALIYQFSISVLAASTYFGLLIPVLASNNERLQEIAHKDGLTKVLARQYFFQLAAQELQRARYYHQPICLVVFDIDHFKSINDTYGHTVGDLALKQLSQTVTSELGPADLLGRFGGDEFMLLLPGSDLEQAQKLLYLVREKVIALKLEQLDIQLKCSAGVTEILAEDTLLKAFERADCMLFEAKKQGRDKIVATI
- a CDS encoding GNAT family N-acetyltransferase, with the protein product MHIINCTAAKHGAAILAIFNDAIANTTALYEYAPRDEARIAQWFATKAEQHFPVLGMVDDQQQLLGFASYGPFRGYPANKYSVEHSVYVAAEHRGKGVAKALMQALIDAATAQQLHVMVGAIDATNQASIQLHQRLGFQHSGTLPQVAFKFGRWLDLAFYQLILPTPSHPIDG
- a CDS encoding oxidative stress defense protein, with protein sequence MKFSPLTRVVLCGMPALLASYALQAADLPLLETVGVSQIEAEPDQAQVTVAVVVKADTAAAAKDQADTAVAAFIERLLKTGVAKQDISSANLALAPQYRYPKDEEPVLVGYRASRDVTLTLPLALLNPVLDKALAEGLNSVRAINLKSSKELQLKLQARDAAIADAKQKAKALAKGFDAKLDGVWSIRYFEQTPVASLRFSTAELKQASSDQSYQYGSVTFSDRVEVSYKLKQ
- the rimO gene encoding 30S ribosomal protein S12 methylthiotransferase RimO, with product MKNSVETFDPKQTTTLETAEKTLAQTADSNNAVASGNRIGFVSLGCPKNLVDSERILTQLRIDGYEVTNSYQDSDLVIVNTCGFIDAAVEESLDAIREALEENGKVLVTGCLGAKENQIREVHPDVLEITGPHSYEAVLSHVHKYVPKPAHDPFTSLIPQTGVKLTPKHYAYLKISEGCDNRCTFCIIPSLRGDLDSREVGSVLDEAKRLVESGVQEILVVSQDTSAYGKDLGGRTGFWNGMPVKQNITELARHLGQMGAWVRLHYVYPYPWVDELIPLMAEGLVLPYLDLPLQHASPRVLKLMKRPGRIDRQLEAIRKWREICPDLVIRSTFIVGFPGETEEDFQILLDFLKEARLDRVGCFKYSEVEGAAANELGEEMISEEVKEDRYMRFMEVQAEISAERLARLVGRELDILIDDVDEEGAIGRCYADAPEIDGMVFINGETELEPGNLVRAVITHSDEHDMWAELVDMPDEAEQD
- a CDS encoding ribosome alternative rescue factor ArfA, with translation MAKAKLRSQPQHEFGRGDIMDNALKAAVTSPLFRTRTESAKKGKGAFQRKQRNQKGQAHKGFAPFDFYGLAMSVGC